The genome window ATCAAACCACAGTGTCCTTCCTGCTCACCTGTTCCTTCAGCAGCAGGGCCATGCGGTCCACCATCTGGTTCCCATCCAGAGAAGTGGCGGCGATGTAGAGGAAGAGGCCGTAGAGGACGGGTTTGGGGATCCACTGCAGAGGAATGGGCAGCATGAAGGCCGACAGGCCGATCAGGATGTTGGCAGCCAGCGAGGTCAGACGAGTCTCCTTCACACTCACTATTCTGTTTCACACAAAGGACAAGAGAACATGGACAATACTggtcttaacccataagaacccagacccagttctccttaaaggaaagttatgggggatataccaccatttctgatgtgttttcaaaaaccctatccctaaatgtcaaagatctgtgatgtgacataaacgttacattgggcgttcatagtatttatgtttataatatttatgtttataatatttcgtattttaaaatttaaaaaaactagacacaaattagcttttttctctgcatctccacaagatctataaaaattgtgacattattagttctgtttaacaacacatttttttttagatttgtttttaagtagcataataataatacatcgataataaataaatacaaataaccatgtgtctttttgtttacatctgcataacatatatcaaaattgtgactttaatttgtttaggaaatttggtcagaacaagttaaatgcaatacaggacaataTATTAAAGGATTAggattgttaaatgggtttaaacttagcctggtaagaaaaaatagaagatttaacatgtttgttacacgggtgtcaccatgggttcttatgggttaattcaTGAATATTGTGGCTAAATCACGTTATGGCCTTAGTGTGGACATGACTGACAGTGTTTTAGGGCCATTATAGGTTAAATAAGGGGAatgctagcctggctaatgctaaccagactaatcacaaatgagattagtctggaaaccagccgttcatttctccgtagaggaggtgtggtttacgatcctccggagccgaatttctctgattattattatcattttttaatgagAATTAAATGGAATCTGTATATAGTATAgtaacacttttccaagtggcTACAAgtttcatgaatattggaacaatacaattgggtctccacatgctatccatattgaactatttgctattactatttttatgaCAAGATAAGAAAACAACACAGCACTACACtattagaataaagtgattttgacaaaatatcacaattttaagtttGTTCTTCTAACAGAAACATGTGACCTGTTCAAGGATATGGATCAAAAGGGTTAAATTAGCCATAACTCTCTAATGTACAATAGTGACACAGATTCTAAATTACAGCATcttctagcctggctaacaccagactaatcacaaatgagattagtctggaaaccagccgttcatttctccatagagggggtgtggtttacgatcctccggagccgtttattggacgcttagaatgtctatcaaagcgtctgtaggtagctcttagccaatcagatcagttataccagatgacgtagtagagcaacagagatggatgtttgttgtgtgtgtgtctgtgagagagtgttgctgctgctttgcttctccagttctcgctttctgctagattatttattttcacgctttattccccctcatgtcattctgccacacacatccactgattttatgggcgctagtagcggggctagtagcggcacTAGTAgacaatttatgtttatgatatttcttatttttgaatgaataaactcgacaccttttgcctttttctttgcatctccacaacatttataaaaaatgtgacattaatagtgctgttagacaacatATTCCATTTCAGGTTTGTTTTAAGTAACAATAATAAGTactaataaatcaataataaataaatataaataacacagcCTCATTtgacggcttctcaacaagctactgtagctgtagaacactgaaaaacacacttttttttaacttctgggTTAAACCCACAGCACAACTCCAAAGCCtctaaatctaaagttaaaACGGTTCAGACAagctgctgttttcagcctggaGGTCTTGTTTTTACTCCTTGTTTTAACTTCACTCACGTGGTGTAGAGGTGTCCGTTCTCTACGTGCTGCTCCACTTTGGCCAGCTGACGGGCGTGCAGCGAGGAATGTGGGAAGGCGGCGTGCATCCACGGCAGCCCGAGGCACGACATGAGGATGTTGATGAAGCCGGTCAGCATCAGGTCCCAGTGGAACGCCGTGCCTTTTAGCAGCCTGGTGCAGACGGTCACACATACAAGAGTGTCAAGTGGTTGGTCAATGAAACACAGCAGCAACATTTAACCATtaatcaggcaaagaactatttttggtaacttcagtggatattaaactgggtccccatgtctctctgttaggtcctagaaccacatggatttattcTAGCCAATCAgtaaagatcaggctacgtcacagacagatGACGTTTGAtgaatatttcaagaaaaaagattaaagtagcaaatctacaagaaaaagagttgcagatttaagagatttaaagtgacaaatctgtgcgaaaaaagttgcagatttacgagaaaaaagtggaaaaaatacaacttttttctcgcagattcaccactttaaatctcataaatctgcacactttttactcgtagatttgccactttaatctcgtaaagtaatatttcgagaaaaaagttgcaaattaactagattaaagtggcaaatctacaagaaaaagagtTGCACattcaagagatttaaagtggcaaatctgtgcgtaaaaagttgcagatctacgagaaaaaaagtggaaaaaacacaacttttttccctgcagattcaccactttaaatctcaaaaatctgCACACTTTTTCCTCGTagctttgccactttaatctcgtaaacttttttttcaaaaaattacCCCAAGAAGAAACATGGCCTCCAGATTTGTACATTAATACGAGATGATGCATGTTACAACACATGTTTAAccatttatcaggcaaagaactatatttggtaacttcaggtaatatttcgagaaaaaagttgcaaatttactagattaaagtggcaaatctacaagaaaaaaagtcgcagatttaagagatttgaagtggcaaatctgcgcggaAAAAGTCGGAGATTTACGAgagaaaagtggaaaaaacacaacttttttctcgcagattcaccactttaaatctaaaaaatctgcacactttttcctcgtagatttgctgctttaatctcgtaaacttttttctcaaaaaattacccccctcccctggtccgtatgttttgttttttttacacattctggctgtatgtaatatcctccaatattctctcgggttgaaattttttcgagaaaaaagttgcaaatttactagattaaagtggcaaatctacaagaaaaaaagtcacagatttaagagatttaaagtggcaaatctgtgcggaaaaaggcgcagatttacgagaaaaaagtgggaaaaaagcaacttttttctcgcagattcaccactttaaatctcataaatctgcgcatttttttctcgtagatttgccactttaatctcgtaaacttttttctcaaaatattattttcgtatgtttttttacacattctggctgtatgtagtatcctccaatattctctaaagttgaaatttggaattcgcaagtatttcaatgagtgtcctattaagggttaatatcTCGTCATGGTTGGAAGTTGGGTCCTACTTGTGTTCTGGTACGTGTGTGAGCGAGATGACGATGTTCTGGTCGATGAAGATGAGCAGCGCCAGGAGGAAGCCCAGCCCGACGGCACTCAGCGTGTTCAGTCCTGACAGCTTGTCAAACGGAGGGAAGTTAAAGATGGGGCCATTGTGGACATTGAACAGAGGAACTGAAAGGAGCGTTGGACATATAGAAAACATTACATTTGATATCTCAGAgagttttacagtgtgttataAAAGAAATGCCTGAATAGGGACTTCACTGTGAGTTTAACCTGGAATCTTTGACCCACACTGTGCTGAAAAGCTCCCTGAAAGCAAATATCTACCTTATTTTCCCTCCGACGGAGGATTTATGAACAGTGAATGCTGCTCTGAGCCAAGGTTgtgactttaaccctttatcgggcgaagaaccgtattcggtaacttcagcggatatccaaaataaaaaataatatttcgaggaaaaaagttacaaatttactagattaaattggaaaatctacaagaaaaaaagtagcagatttaagagatttaaagtggcaaatctgtgtggaaaaatatttacgagaaaaaaagcttttttctcgcagattcaccactttaaatctcataaatctgcgcagtTTTTCTtgacagttcagatcacccaaaaaagaaacaaaatgaccaaaaaagacacaaaatgaccaaaaaaaagacacaaaatgaccaaaaaaagacataaatgaccaaaaaaagacacaaaaaatgaccaaaaaagacacaaaattaccccaaaaagaaacaaaattaccaaaaaagacacaatttgaccacaaaattatcaaaaaaagacacaaaatgaccaaaaaaagacacaaaatgaccaaaaaagacacaaaatgacaaaaaaaaaccccacaaaatgaccaaaaaaagacacaaaattaccaaaaaagacacaaaatgacaaaaaaaacaaaacacaaaatgacaaaaaaaacaaaacacaaaatgacaaaaaaaacacaaaatgaccaaaaaaagacattaagtgaccaaaaagactaaaacacatgaacactttaacacagtggagacagagctgacttccaaaatgatttggcgacccccagaaatcatctcgcgaccccaattggggtcccgaccccaaggttgagaacagctgccatAGGGTACTCTTCTATCAGGTGTTTTATCTGAGAGATCTGTACTCACGCTGTATGTCGAGGAACAGGTAGGAGCCGATGAAGGAGAATATCACCACGGAGATCGGCAGAGCGCAGTCAGACACCACCTCTCTGATTTTGGCGTTCAGGTACGGGCTGCGGGGGAGAAGAAGCGACAAATATCTCAACGTGGTGCAACTCTGATGTAATAAATCCTGAGAGTTTCCCCGACTGTATTTACAGTAGTTCCTCTCTTAGTTTGAAATGTGGAGCAGTGAAAGTTGAGGAGGGGAAAGAACAATGATTCCCCGGAGTCACAcgtggaaacacacacatttatctgCTTCATGTGTTACATTATTATCCTGCAGGCTGAAAGTCACCGCGGATGATTTGTAACCTTGTGCCCGACTCCTGGGATGTAAATGTCCCCGCTTTCCCAGGTTCTCCTAAATCCATACGAGTTATGAGACAATATATACAGCTGCTGCATGCAGTGCTGGAAAGACACATtatacttataataataattaggtaTAAAACTTTCAATCAAGATAATATTTTTCGGTGTCTATAATGTCTGAACCAGTCAACCAGTTCAATTGCCACTATTTTTAATACCCACTCATTTCTAGTGGGACTGCAACGGGCTACTAGCCTGGGtttacccagactgccttgtgtgctcaaatttcatttcgaacctccaggcagtctggaaaccagagaggtttcttatccctgttttaggatccaatcacagaacggggagggacgtcaagacgatgacgtgtactactggacagacggaagcttgtagttttgtagttttcttacggatccaacatggctgcagccgacgcgaaactctctttagctgtagacggcaaagtttattttaaaagtagaacaacgtttgactagcgccgctactagtgCCGCCACTAGCGCTGCCACTAGCCCCGCTGCaagcgccgctactagcgctACTACTAGACCGCCACTAGCGCCGCCTCTAGCCCCGCCACTAgagccgctactagccccgccaCTAGCGCCGCCACTAGCCCCACTACtggcgccgctactagccccgctactagcgccgctactagccccgctactagcgccgctactagccccgctactagccccgctactagccccgctactagcggcactaccgctcactgctgtaacgccggtgatctggtgttagccaggctaacggGCTACGTACCTCCTCTTGATGAGGTAGAGGGCGTAGCCGAGCCACAGAGTGCCCAACatcagcagcagacagaggACGGGTCTTTCTCTGGTCGTCAGCACCAGAGACTCGGGCAGAAAGACTGACGCGTGTCCTCCCGTCACGTTGGCCGTCTGGTTGTTCATCTTCTCCAGAATCTCACTGATCTGCTGAAGCACCAACGTGCTGTTTGAGGTCGCCAGCGTGGGCGCGTGGTAGTAGTGTTGAAAAACTAGCAGGTGAGGGTGAAACAAGAATTAAAGGATGAATAACGGTGGGAAAAGAtcattggtaacgctttataataaggtccttaataaccattaattaacaagtaataaggcattgttctcgctttagatccggtagttgcaaaaagcatagttaacttataatagatgagcattaaagtatattttaatatcaataagcaaacaaaataagattaataaaggcatggcaaagacataatgggtgggtcatgggtgtttgtaatgccattattaacacttatataagcttataaacacacaataatgttaataagcatcttgtaaggacttacaagggccttattacttgttaattaatggttattacaaggaccttaatatacaGCGTTACcagatcatttattttatgcaaAATACACCTGTCTACaacatttatttccctgttaTGATAAGTAAAGTAGagttttaacaacaacaaactctCATGTTAAAACAAgaagtttttttaaacaaacaatatgtcattttcttCTGCTAGGTCATAACAAATGAAATAATTGAATTCATTATGATATACACACTCGCCCATAAAGCTTAATAGTTTTAATCAAAcatttgagaagatatacacattATCTgccaagaataaatcaataagcTGTCAATAAACTCAATAAGATATAAAACATACTAGCTTGTTTACTGTTCTActtgttttaatgtgtaaagttacatattatacctttaaatttGATGTGTTCCTTCCAAAATGAATTccagaatgttttttatttaaaatgaaaatttgtCAGAATAATATGAAAGGatcttgtaaaaatgtaaatgacttAGATGATTTAGACTGATACTAATATGTTTGTCAAGTCcttaaaaaaaagccaattttggattaaatgttgaGGTAGAgaactcaaaataaaatgcactttagGTCTTCGTTCATACTATTCCATCTTACTGATAATATTCCCCTTTAAgtgtttattctgtgtttatttcCATCATTTGAGCACAATGTGGTATTGTATTTAGGCTTTGCTCAATCTGATGTAGTTTGGTTAAAAAACCAACAGCCCGAGGCTTAAAGAATCCATCACATgctcgcccataaagttggaataattttggttttagacacaatcctctgatTATTGTGGCATCATCTTTATTGTAATATGTTTTGAATAGATTGATTAATAGTTTTAATTAAAcgtttgagaagatatacacattATCTgtgaagaataaatcaataagatGTCAATAAACtcaatatgatataaaacatacTAGCTTGTTTACTACTCTACTGTACTGTAAGTTACATATTAATCCTTTAAATTTGATGTGTTCCTTCCAAAAAcggaatattttttatttaaaatgaaaatttgtcagaataatatgatataatgtgAAAGGatcttgtaaaaatgtaaatgacttAGATGATTTAGACTGATACTAATATGTTTGTCAAgtcctaaaaaaaaagccaattttggattaaatgttaAGGTAGAgaactcaaaataaaatgcactttagGTCTTCATTCATACTATTCCATCTTCCAGATAATATTCCCCTTTGAgtgtttattctgtgtttatttcCATCTTTTGAGCACAATGTGGTATTGTATTTAAGCTTTGCTCAATTTGATGTAGTTTGGTTAAAAAACCAACAGCCCGAGGCTTAAAGAATCCATCACATGCtcgtccataaagttggaataattttggtttcagacacaatcctctgatTATTGTGGCATCATCTTTATTGTACATTGTTTTGAATAGATTGATTAATAGTTTTAATTAAAcgtttgagaagatatacacattATCTgtgaagaataaatcaatacGCTGTCAATAAACTCAATAAGATATAAAACATACTAGCTTATTTACTACTCTACTTGTTGTAATGTGGAAAGTTACAGTGTGTAGTGTGTTCCTTCCAAAAaaggaatattttttatttaaaatgaaaatttgatagaataatatgatataatgtgAAATGATCTTGACTTAGATAATTTAGACTGCTACTAATATGTTTGTCAAgtccttaaaaaaaaggcaattttggattaaatgttgaGGTAGAgaactcaaaataaaatgcactttagGTCTTCATTCATACTATTCCATCTCACAGATAATATTCCCCTTTGAgtgtttattctgtgtttatttcCATCATTTGAGCACAATGTGGTATTGTATTTAAGCTTTGCTCAATCTGATGTAGTTTGGTTAAAAAAACTAACAGCCCGAGGCTTAAAGAATCCATCACATGCTCGTCCATTTGTATCTCGTGACAAACCCTCGTGAAGAAGATATAAAAAGAAGCTGTGTGAAAGACTACATTATATTTGCATTACAGGGTTGTTTTCCCCAGCACACAGGGGGCCGCTTTGATTTTCTGCTTCTCCTCTAAAGGCTGTGATGGATATGTATATTTGCTGGGCTACATTACCTACAACAAACGACATGCAGGACGTTTAGATGCTCCCCCTGCAGCGTGCAGAGAAAGCTCTGCTGCAGAAAGCAttcacaacatgtttaatgtagTGCGTCCTTGGCTCAACTTACTTTTGACGGTGCCTTTTACTGCATCCCCGACGAATGCTATGGAGATGAACAATGCAATGACTTCTTCTGTTGAGCTGCgagataaaaaatgtaaacagaagTGTGGCATGATCATTCATGTTTTAtcaaaatagtgtttttttataGAGACACAGTCATAACAGTCCATTCAAGGCGAAATAAAGGACCAGATAAAGAGAGAGCAATACAATAATTATGGCTTAAAACAGGAAGTCATAACAGATGCATCTTCTCTTATCAGTGACCTCATGGCCACGCtggtatttacatttattacaggtgtgtgtgtggcttctGTCTGTGATATGTCAGAGTAACAAATGTCGTGTTGTGTATTCACCGTTTGAAGAGTTTCATAAACAGGCTGACATTGAACAGGCCTCCCAGGATGAGGAACAGGCTGTTCCACAAGCCGATGCAGGCGTAGAAAGCATCAAAGTCGAGGTCGTAGTCGTCGCAGATTCCCCGGATcactaaaaacaaacatgtattttattgtattataattaaCAACATTTTCATAGCAACTGTCTGGTATCCGGGCTACTAATTTGGCTGTTTGAAGCTGCCAGACCTTCAGCTTCAAGCTGGAAATGTGATGCCTTTACTGTGTTTAACATGACTTTGagttttgttcctttttgcAGTTGATGTGCTTTgctgcagtggttcccaaacattttggtcatttaacccattaaagccgggaaagcagatacgtcgttttgtattatttgtagtttttttctcctattttcggtctcttggccaatgaaatgcatcagaatacatgtgggagtgtcgcaatgcaacattggacttttccagaactttgaaatcatcaccaaaaaagacacaaaattactaaaaaaagacaaaaaaagacacgtctaaaaaaaaagacacaaaatgactaaaaaaagagacaaaattaccaaaaacagacacaaagagacacaaaatgactaaaaacagatacaaaattaccaagaaaagacacaaaatgaccaaaaacagacacaaaaagacacaaaatgactaaaaaaaaggcacaaaatgaccaaaagcagacacaaaaagacacaaaatgactgacaaaatgaatgtaattacgagaaaagatctcgtaattatgagataaggtgtctattttttttttatccagtgaatgcaatgcgcttccgtactcaggtggcaagtgcacggaggagaaaaaaaaaaaaaaaggttgtaagtgcacgtgtgatttgttgtgatgacgtcatAGCTGTGCGGCGGAGCACctgtcagacagtattgtgggcgtggcatggttggaataaacaaagttgagtcgggctgctctgtgcacatatcgaggatgacgcaggagtccgagggatttaatttcagcgaggcagtttggagtaaagtggcaggtaatattcctgagttgaagagcggaaagtattagcggaggaccagagatgcagcagctagctgctagctgctaatgactggtctacagaagaatggagagagcaaacggagtaaggaaggtccaatctggaggcagacgaaggccaagcccgggtagagacattggagagatagcagctggcggctggcggctagcaggcctagagcctagcagctggcggctagcaggcctagagcccggctgttcgtctcgcgccggggtggaagagggcagcagctagtggccgcggtgagcagacaggaccagacgaggaggtaaataaaaaaatagtgcgatcgtcaacacgcttgttaatcaaagacgtcaaatgaaaacaggttgaaatcaatgatcagtttaaagttaatgctgtttaggtaccgaaacatggtaccgtttgattttacatgaatcggtactcggtagtaccgacagaattcggtcggtacctataaaagtaccgaattcggtacccatccctagttacAGCTGATATATTCTGTCCATTAAAtgataatttctattttttcaaattatttgacCCGTCAACAGTCTTTCCATGTATCTTGTGGCACCTGTTTAAATAGTAGGATCAATACACACCACTGATGAAGATGGCCAGTGGAGCAGTGGTCAGAGGAATGACCAGAGGAGAACCAGCAAACAAAGAGTAGATCACTCCTCCAATGCTTTGGCCAACAATGGTCTTCTGAACATctgtcaaaaacaacaaaagatcaGTGTTTTACATTAAGTTatgagcaaggttattatagttaacgaaaactaacaaaataacgaaaactagaattgaaaaaacatttttgttaactgaaataaaaataaaaacaagagtttttaaaaaaacgataactaactgaaactgtattgtgtggttacaaaactaactaaaattatagtgaaaatgtccttagttttcgtctttgtcaacttttttcatacataattcagtgtttcgatttcaacatgcaggtacacatggtaaatatgtttactgagactgggatgtccacacacttcaaccaaaatacaaaacaccccgaactgtaagagttaataaccttattgaggctaagatggataaaccaaaggaaatgaaggcacatacccattacaaaaaaactaaaactaataaaaattaacCTAAAActgagcattttcaaaaaataaaaactaaactaaaactagcaaactcgctctaaaactaactgaatttgaaaacaaaaattcacaacgaaattaaaactaaaactaatgaaaaatccgaAACTATTATAATCTTGGTAATGAGTcataaaaacaaccacaggaGTTGATACCTATCTCTCCTCTTGTGCTCTCGTCATTCAACGAGCCGAAGGCGATCGCTGGCAGTAAGATGGCGATGTAGAGGAAGATGGCCGTGGTCGTGTATTTCAGCAGACAGCGGTCCTTCCCAGTTATACCTTCATGGATTATTTAAAACCTTATTAAACaaccacacaacaacaacacaacaattttcttatataaccaaattgtcagatgtgatcaggttcattcttatgaaacaaggtcagctaatggtggtcagatgatgtcaccatgtccagaatcaaatgccttaaagagaacagttagttattgtgctatcagttattggaataattgcccactgaatatacgtgaactgaatagtaaagtatcttttaattattacttgagaatgcactatttaaatttgtgagtagttaattaacatatttactgtatgaaagtgagaattaatgtaatagatatgaatgtaataacttattcggaatgatttctgatgacgtatataataatttctacaatgtttaattgttaagtgatttttgttttgtcttgtggaccccaggaagactagctcctcccacttttggtgacagctaatggggatctttttaacaataaacaataaacaaccaAAGCAGTCACACTTAATTAGTATTACAGGAAAATATCAGTACCGTCTGTGAAGTCTGAGGGGTAGAGCGGGAGTCGACGACGGAGGTCATCATAAACACCTTTTCCAGCTTTAAAAAATTCTTTCACCTGTGGAGAAAAAGACAGGTTTCAGCAATTTAAACTGGACACTGTAGTCTGTGTGAAGTACTGTTTTTAATTGGCATTTAATCATTTCATAAGTTGTCTATCAAATGATATAATATACCGTATAACAGTCACATGGGGgcatttttttcctgcattgagtacttttacatttaatactttcagtacattttcagATTCCttgcattattttattaaagcATAGACTTTTATGtgtaacaaattatttttaacaagTCCTCCACTTTCTAATAATCAACACATGCTAACACCTGTTGTTAACATCAAAATAAgtacatacaatatatttaaagctCAAAGAGGAAAATTGTTGTTTAAA of Centropristis striata isolate RG_2023a ecotype Rhode Island chromosome 12, C.striata_1.0, whole genome shotgun sequence contains these proteins:
- the LOC131981617 gene encoding solute carrier family 4 member 11-like, with amino-acid sequence MEGRKVLHFEPSEDPSTGRSKNGYVFQEMELKDGELEDSPSHKDHIYDNQTQISASDPDFPGFGLLNTTRKYVKPMNFQEEVRAHRDLDSFLAQASILLDEKASTLDEVLRRMLAHVAEDGHESCDPDEVMNSLFTDAGGKEFNVHLLSETIQGVTATSTGVRYQQSWLCILSNVRSLQRRHVCIARLERPQNWGSNCCEARYVILILAPPRTKSTKTAIELGRTFASMFSDISFRQKLLEAQTQEEFKQELVYQRQQLAIVTEKPVVEEVEDSDPRRGKPLKVKEFFKAGKGVYDDLRRRLPLYPSDFTDGITGKDRCLLKYTTTAIFLYIAILLPAIAFGSLNDESTRGEIDVQKTIVGQSIGGVIYSLFAGSPLVIPLTTAPLAIFISVIRGICDDYDLDFDAFYACIGLWNSLFLILGGLFNVSLFMKLFKRSTEEVIALFISIAFVGDAVKGTVKIFQHYYHAPTLATSNSTLVLQQISEILEKMNNQTANVTGGHASVFLPESLVLTTRERPVLCLLLMLGTLWLGYALYLIKRSPYLNAKIREVVSDCALPISVVIFSFIGSYLFLDIQLPLFNVHNGPIFNFPPFDKLSGLNTLSAVGLGFLLALLIFIDQNIVISLTHVPEHKLLKGTAFHWDLMLTGFINILMSCLGLPWMHAAFPHSSLHARQLAKVEQHVENGHLYTTIVSVKETRLTSLAANILIGLSAFMLPIPLQWIPKPVLYGLFLYIAATSLDGNQMVDRMALLLKEQTSYPPTHYIRRVPQRKVHYFTAVQMIQLIILCAFGMYPLPYMKMVFPLLMILLVPVRTSLLPRVIEAKYLDIMDAQHM